In Actinomyces weissii, a genomic segment contains:
- the rpsR gene encoding 30S ribosomal protein S18, with protein MAKPQLRKPKKKIGPVKAIKVGVIDYKDTATLRKFISDRGKIRARRVTGVSVQEQRKIAKAVKNAREMALLPYSSSAR; from the coding sequence ATGGCGAAGCCTCAGCTTCGTAAGCCGAAGAAGAAGATCGGCCCGGTCAAGGCCATCAAGGTCGGCGTCATCGACTACAAGGACACCGCCACGCTGCGGAAGTTCATCTCCGACCGTGGCAAGATCCGTGCGCGCCGCGTCACCGGTGTCTCCGTCCAGGAGCAGCGCAAGATCGCTAAGGCCGTGAAGAACGCCCGCGAGATGGCTCTGCTGCCCTACTCGAGCTCTGCTCGCTGA
- a CDS encoding single-stranded DNA-binding protein: protein MTGEPVITVVGNLVADPEMRFTPSGAAVASFRVASTPRTFNRNTNQWEDGEALFLSCSVWRDTADNVASSLKKGMRVIVQGRLTQRSYTTREGENRTVYELQVDEVGPSLRYAKAEVTRTPRAGGPGGQGGGYNGGGQGSGGFQGGYQGGGGYNGGQNQGGGFGGGQASYNAPQGGAADDPWSTGTSFGDEPPF, encoded by the coding sequence ATGACCGGAGAGCCTGTAATCACCGTCGTCGGTAACCTGGTGGCGGACCCGGAGATGCGCTTCACCCCTAGCGGTGCGGCGGTCGCTTCCTTCCGTGTGGCCTCCACGCCGCGGACCTTCAACCGCAACACGAACCAGTGGGAGGACGGCGAGGCGCTGTTCCTGTCCTGCTCGGTGTGGCGGGACACGGCCGACAACGTGGCCTCCTCGCTGAAGAAGGGCATGCGCGTGATCGTGCAGGGCCGCCTGACCCAGCGCTCCTACACCACCCGTGAGGGCGAGAACCGCACGGTCTACGAGCTGCAGGTCGACGAGGTCGGCCCCTCGCTGCGCTACGCCAAGGCCGAGGTCACCCGCACCCCACGTGCGGGTGGTCCCGGAGGCCAGGGCGGTGGCTACAACGGCGGCGGCCAGGGTTCTGGCGGCTTCCAGGGGGGCTACCAGGGCGGCGGCGGATACAACGGTGGCCAGAACCAGGGGGGCGGCTTCGGCGGAGGCCAGGCCTCCTACAACGCCCCCCAGGGAGGCGCCGCGGACGACCCGTGGAGCACCGGCACCTCCTTCGGTGACGAGCCCCCGTTCTGA
- the rpsF gene encoding 30S ribosomal protein S6: protein MRHYEIMIILDPETDERTVAPSLEKLLQVVPSNGGTVDKVDIWGKRRLAYDIKKKSEGFYVVVDMTTTPEIAQELDRQLGLNESVLRTKLLRPEA from the coding sequence ATGCGTCACTACGAGATCATGATCATCCTCGACCCCGAGACGGACGAGCGCACCGTCGCTCCGTCGCTCGAGAAGCTGCTGCAGGTCGTCCCCAGCAACGGTGGGACCGTGGACAAGGTCGACATCTGGGGCAAGCGTCGTCTCGCCTACGACATCAAGAAGAAGTCCGAGGGCTTCTACGTCGTCGTCGACATGACCACCACGCCGGAGATCGCCCAGGAGCTTGACCGTCAGCTCGGCCTGAACGAGTCCGTCCTGCGCACCAAGCTGCTGCGCCCCGAGGCCTGA
- a CDS encoding transglycosylase domain-containing protein, with protein MSQPTGVPERPVGRKLAQAANAGRLPGKPGKSSRGAGRSSEQRPASSRGGSRSAPGRAGRPVDRPTGWRRVFNYPRRGKGPIHRWIPSWRFNLATLLLFMGAAVGAFSWAYASIDVPEPSEFAQAQSSTVYYADGVTEMGHFAEVNRKIIDTTKVPKYVGDAVVASEDRSFYTNKGVDPKGIVRALVNNLRGGGRQGASTLTQQYIKNYYVDTTSSYSGKFKQAVMAIKIDRQKSKAEILDSYLNTVYYGRGAYGIEAAAEAYFGVGADQLTPAQAALLAGIMPAPSAWDPAVDPAQAQQRWTRVMDFMEQDGYISSAERAAATSMPETILPKSDEVYAGTKGYLLQMVRKELAEKADLSNERVDTGGYKIVTTIDKEDQEAAVAAVEALPEGADPNLRVALVSVDASTGGVLALYGGRDYLTQQVNAATDAVAQAGSTYKPFALVAGLENGLTLANGYSGKSPIWLNDTRFENFDNVSWGWCDMVKSTAHSVNTSYLQLNDELGSDKTNDVAFRAGYPEDTVGMDTVVQSVLGSASPHTIDIATAYATFASGGTRHETHIVGSVANSQGTVVYVPDTVGEKVFEDGVMADATFAMSKVVEYGSGTTALELGRPVAGKTGSSSDNKSAQFVGFTPQVATAVTLYQSGPDGSEQSITPWGDYDEITGSTYPADIFTEYMKKALADLPVADFPGRTPGSYRPGRLEGAEQRSKVQLPAEEPTFVPVQPPAEPQPTQQAPEPTAEPTGGQFQPAPVPAPTGKDNDEPGPDLTEGPVEPGPEQPTAPPGGNVEGNGFAPGNGQNQGNGRRRAG; from the coding sequence GTGTCACAACCGACTGGTGTCCCTGAGCGGCCCGTAGGGCGCAAGCTCGCCCAGGCTGCCAACGCCGGACGGCTGCCGGGGAAGCCCGGGAAGTCCTCCCGCGGCGCAGGCAGGTCCAGTGAGCAGCGTCCAGCCAGCAGCAGGGGCGGCTCCCGCAGCGCACCAGGCAGGGCTGGCAGGCCCGTGGACCGGCCCACCGGCTGGCGGCGCGTGTTCAACTACCCCCGGCGCGGCAAGGGCCCGATCCACCGCTGGATACCCAGCTGGCGTTTCAACCTGGCTACTCTCCTGCTGTTCATGGGGGCGGCGGTCGGGGCCTTCTCATGGGCCTACGCGAGCATTGACGTGCCTGAGCCCAGCGAGTTCGCCCAAGCGCAGAGCTCCACCGTCTACTACGCCGACGGCGTCACCGAGATGGGGCACTTCGCGGAGGTGAACCGCAAGATCATCGACACCACCAAGGTGCCCAAGTACGTGGGCGACGCGGTGGTCGCCAGTGAGGACCGCAGCTTCTACACCAACAAGGGCGTGGACCCTAAGGGCATCGTGCGCGCCCTGGTGAACAACCTGCGTGGTGGCGGGCGCCAGGGGGCCTCCACGCTCACCCAGCAGTACATCAAGAACTACTACGTGGACACGACCTCCTCCTACTCGGGCAAGTTCAAGCAGGCGGTCATGGCTATCAAGATCGACCGGCAGAAGAGCAAGGCCGAGATTCTGGACTCCTACCTGAACACGGTCTACTACGGGCGGGGGGCCTACGGCATCGAGGCCGCCGCGGAGGCGTACTTCGGGGTGGGGGCGGACCAGCTGACCCCGGCGCAGGCGGCGCTGCTGGCTGGCATCATGCCCGCCCCCAGCGCCTGGGACCCCGCCGTGGACCCGGCCCAGGCCCAGCAGCGCTGGACCCGGGTCATGGACTTCATGGAGCAGGACGGCTACATCTCCTCCGCGGAGCGTGCCGCCGCCACCTCCATGCCGGAGACCATCCTCCCCAAGAGCGACGAGGTGTACGCCGGCACCAAGGGCTACCTGCTGCAGATGGTGCGCAAGGAGCTGGCGGAGAAGGCCGACCTGTCTAACGAGCGGGTGGACACCGGTGGCTACAAGATCGTCACCACCATAGACAAGGAGGACCAGGAGGCTGCCGTGGCCGCCGTGGAGGCCCTCCCGGAGGGGGCGGACCCCAACCTGCGGGTGGCCCTGGTCTCTGTCGACGCCAGCACCGGCGGGGTCCTGGCCCTCTACGGGGGCAGGGACTACCTCACGCAGCAGGTGAACGCAGCCACCGACGCCGTCGCCCAGGCAGGCTCCACCTATAAGCCCTTTGCCCTGGTGGCGGGCCTGGAGAACGGTTTGACCCTGGCGAACGGCTACTCCGGAAAGTCTCCGATCTGGCTGAATGACACCCGTTTCGAGAACTTCGACAATGTCTCCTGGGGCTGGTGCGACATGGTCAAGTCCACGGCTCACTCGGTGAACACCTCCTACCTGCAGCTCAACGACGAGCTGGGCTCGGACAAGACCAACGACGTCGCCTTCCGGGCCGGCTACCCGGAGGACACCGTGGGCATGGACACCGTGGTGCAGTCGGTGCTGGGCTCAGCCTCCCCGCACACGATCGATATCGCCACCGCCTACGCGACCTTCGCCTCCGGCGGGACCCGGCACGAGACGCACATAGTCGGCTCGGTGGCCAACTCCCAGGGGACGGTCGTGTACGTTCCCGACACCGTGGGGGAGAAGGTCTTTGAGGACGGCGTCATGGCTGACGCGACCTTCGCTATGAGCAAGGTGGTGGAGTACGGCTCCGGTACCACCGCCCTGGAGCTGGGGCGCCCGGTGGCCGGCAAGACCGGCTCCTCCTCGGACAACAAGTCGGCGCAGTTCGTGGGCTTCACCCCGCAGGTGGCGACGGCGGTGACGCTCTACCAGTCCGGCCCGGACGGCTCCGAGCAGTCGATCACCCCTTGGGGTGACTACGACGAGATCACCGGCTCCACCTATCCGGCTGACATCTTCACGGAGTACATGAAGAAGGCGCTGGCTGACCTGCCGGTGGCGGACTTCCCCGGCCGGACCCCTGGCTCCTACCGGCCTGGGCGCCTGGAGGGTGCGGAGCAGCGCTCCAAGGTCCAGCTGCCCGCTGAGGAGCCGACCTTCGTTCCGGTGCAGCCCCCGGCGGAGCCGCAGCCTACCCAGCAGGCTCCCGAGCCGACGGCGGAGCCGACCGGAGGCCAGTTCCAGCCAGCGCCTGTACCGGCTCCTACCGGTAAGGACAACGACGAACCGGGGCCGGACCTCACGGAGGGTCCGGTGGAACCGGGGCCGGAGCAGCCCACCGCTCCGCCTGGAGGGAACGTTGAGGGTAACGGTTTCGCGCCTGGCAACGGCCAGAACCAGGGCAACGGCAGACGGCGGGCGGGTTGA